ATTCCGAATACCGGCGTTAGGTGGACAAAGTAACCGGACGCGTCGTGGCCGAGACGCGGTCCGAACCCAACCCGAAGACGAGAGGCCGGACCGCGCGCCGGGGCACCCTACAATCGCGGGCGCGGCGCCCGACGGGCCTGAGCGGTCCAGAAGGTCAGCGCGCCCAGACCCGCCACGACGGTCCCAAGGGACGCACCGAGAGCCGGAGCGGTCGTCAACGCGATCGCGACGATCAACGCGCCGAAGACGACCAGCAGCACGCACGCGCGAAGGGTCGTCGACCAGCCGCTCAGAACCTGGGCAGCCAGACACAACCAACCGTCACGAGCGGGAGCCTTGCGGTGACGGCCCGCGCGTGGCCGCTTGGCGGCACCACCTGACGGAGCGGGCGCCGGACGGCGGCGCCGCGGCTTCTCGTCCGGGTGATCCAGGATCACCCGGACCCGTTTGGGCGGGGCCTTCTCTGGCGGGTTGCCAGCAGCGGGCGGTACAGTCATCAGGTCCTCACGATTGTCTAGCCGGACATTCATGGACACTCACGTGGCCCCCTGTTGGCGCAGGGGGCCACGTCCTTTCCCCCACCAGCACGCAGGCGCTGGTGCGATTGGAGCCATTCTGACGGTTCCGGACAGCTACCCTCGCGTAACTTCAGGTGCGTCGCGCCGAGCGGTTCAGCCGAAGCGCCCAGCGGTCGGGTGAACCGCAAAATTGACCGAGGGTAACTAGTCCGGCCGATCACTTCAGCCGCACTTATCTCCCCCGCGACCGGTCGTCGTATCCGACCGCACCCCCAGAGCGCGCAGTTGAACACGCTTCGTCGCAGGTCGCAGCCGTTCGACTGCGCAGTGCTATCTCGAGATTCACGCACAGCAGGGCCAGGTCTCCTCAGGGACTCCCACATGCACGCGGCTGTTCTACTGTCAAGGCCTTCACCCTCCGTTGCGCCATACCAGCGTCCCCCGGGTGAAGATCAAGAATCTCTGGGTAGCTCAAGACGCGAGGTGCGCGGGCGACCGAGGGCGTCCTGGCGGGCAATCGACGCGCCCCGTCTGGATGAAGTGCACCGGTTCTCCCACCGATGGCGCTCGCGGCAGCCAAGCTGAAGGTCATGGAACTTCGACCACTCGGCGAGTACGAACCCACACCGCGGCCACCGCACCGGCCCAACAACAGCCGACATGACCCTCTGACCGTTCGCGTACCCAAGACGCTTCCGGAACTTAATCCTCGGGCCGCCTCGACCCTGCTCGGTATCCTTCGCGAGCTGAACAGCTCACCTCAGCAGCAGCGACCACGGGACGACGGGCCGGACGGCAGCTAACGGACGGGGGCACGCGTAGCCAGTGCACCGCGTCTGAAACTCGAGTGCCTGACATTGTGCGCGGAGTTCTCGCCGATCAAGACGCGACAGGTCCCGCCACAACTCAAGCTGTAGCAGCACCGAGGCCCTGGCGCCGGACATCCCGCCATTTCTTCCCGGGAGCCCAAGCCTGATGCCAAGACGCGGCCGCCATGCTCCCCTGCTTGAGAACCGCATCTCGAGTCAGCGGCGCCGGCCAGAACTGGATGAGTTGAGGGGTAACCGTCGGCCGGCCACCTCGGCGCGCACGCCGATCGCGCACCAGGTCCATGCCACGGAGGCAGTAGCGGACCCGGAGCGGACCTTCGGACAGGGCGAGCCTCCAGGACTGCTGCCCTGACCAGTCCCGCAGACGAACCTCGCCAGCAGACTGGAAAGAGGCCTCAACCACGTCCTCCCACTCAGGATCAAGGTCGGACGGGCCGCTCAAGGCCTCAACCTGCAACGGAACGCGCCCGATCGGCAGGCCGGTGATGAACGCCAAGCGGCCACTCAAAGCGGCTCCACAGAGACCGTTCTCCTGCCCGGCGAACGCGTCTGCCAGGTCGCCGAACCGCGCCTGGGCCGCCTCGATACTGAAGTAGCTCTCAAGAACGTCGAGCTCGCCGTCGAACAAGACCGTCATGTCTGCCCCCAGAGACCGTCGGTATCCCACTGCCCTTCACGCTGACGCTTCGATCATGCATCAGAACGACCGTCTGACGCACGCGTGCTGACAAACTGCCCCGGGAGTCCTACTTGGCCTTCTTCCGCCCCTTCGGCTTAGCGGGCGTTGCCTGAGCTTCTTCATAGGCCTCGACCACGTCAGCACGGATCCGACCGCGATCAGCCAGCTCGTACCCCTGCTCCTTGGCCCACTCGCGAATGGCGCGCGTCCTCTCCCGATCACCCGGGGACGCTGCGTGGCCGTTCGTGCTCGGCCGCACTCCGCGCTTGCTACGGCCGCCAGTCTTGCGCGCGTTGGCGACGAAGTTGGCCAGCTCGTCCCGCAACCGACCAGCGTTGTCAGCAGTCAGGTCGATCTCGTAATCCACACCGTCGAGGGCGAAGAACACCGTGCTGATGTCCTCGGTCACCGAACCGTCGAGGTCGTCGATCAGTTCAACGGTCACCTTCTGAGCCATGCTTCTCCCCCGTCATCGCGGTTGTCATCGATCGATTAACAACTCGTTTCAAAATGATCGGCGCGTCTGCTGGCCGTAGTTGATCAAGTGTGGGCATGCTGATGTGGTGATTGAGAAGTTGGTTCCCGACAGTCTGTGGCAGCGGGTGGAGCCGTTGCTGCCGCCGAGGCCTGTGCGGCGGAGTCGGTATCCGGGTCGGTTGCCGGTGGATGACCGGGCGGCGTTGGCGGGGATCGTGTTCGTGCTCAAGACCGGGATCTCGTGGCGGGAGCTGCCGCGTGAGGTGTTCGGCTGCTCCGGGGTGACCTGTTGGCGTCGGTTGCGGGCCTGGACCGAGGCCGGGGTGTTCGACGCGGTGCACAAGCTCTTGCTTGACCAGCTGCGAGCGCTGGATCGGCTCGATCTGGATGTGGCGGTGGTGGATGGGTCGCATGTACGGGCGTTGAAAGGGGGGAAGCGACGGGCCCCTCGCCCGTCGATCGGGCTCGGCTCGGTTCCAAGCACCATGTGATCACCGACGGCAACGGTATTCCGCTCGTGGTGTCTGTTACTGGTGGCAACCGGCACGACAGCACGCAGCTCATACCGCTGGTCGAGGCGCTTCCAGTGATCCGCGGGAAACGCGGCCGGCCTCGTCAGCGCCCGCGCTGGCTCTACGGCGACCGCGGCTATGACTACGACCATCACCGCAAGACCCTGCGAGACAAGGGCATCGTCCCGCGAATCGCTCGCAAGAACACCGCTCACGGCTCCGGTCTCGGCAAGATCAGATGGGTAGTTGAGCGGATGTTCGCCTGGCTGCACCAGTTCAAGCGTTTACGGATCCGCTGGGAACGCCGAGCCGACATCCACCTTGGCCTCATGCACCTGGCCTGCGTCCTCATCTGCTACCGCAAGCTGCCGACTTCATTATGAAACGAGTTGTAAGTAGCATCGACACGCGCCCGGCTCCCACCTGGGTATTCTCGATCCCCGTCCACCAAGGATGTGATTGAATGCGCATCCTGACGAGCGGTGGCGGCGGTGGTACCTAACCGACCGCGCCGCGCCATACCTCCCAGCGAGGCCCCCGGATGGAGACAGCACCCAGGGGCCTCGTTCGCTATTCAACCCATGATCAAACCTTGGTACAATCAAGGCAGATGTCTTACCCCCTTGACCAGCTCTATAAGACCAAGCTCCGGCTCGTCGGTCTGGTAACAGCTGTGATCGGCGTCGGGTTTCTCCTCGTCTCCCACACTGCAGAAACCGCGCCCGAGCTTGCGTGGCTCATCGCCTGGCCGACGAACGAGCTCGGCACCACGCTTCTCAGTGCAGGCGTCATCGCCGTCATCTTCGAGTACTACGCCCGCAAGGAAGCTGAGGAGCGCGCCGCGGCTCACTTTCGCATCGCGATCCGTCAGGAAGCGCCGGCCATCCGCGACGCCGTCCTCGACAGCTTCGCCTTCGCCCCGGAGGCGCTCCGGGGCATCGCCTCTGACACCACGCTTGACCGCATCGCCACCAATGCGCTCGCGCTGCGGCTCGGTGACCAGGCACTGGCCCAGGATGCCTATACCGACCTGCGCG
The window above is part of the Amycolatopsis thermoflava N1165 genome. Proteins encoded here:
- a CDS encoding histone-like nucleoid-structuring protein Lsr2 is translated as MAQKVTVELIDDLDGSVTEDISTVFFALDGVDYEIDLTADNAGRLRDELANFVANARKTGGRSKRGVRPSTNGHAASPGDRERTRAIREWAKEQGYELADRGRIRADVVEAYEEAQATPAKPKGRKKAK
- a CDS encoding IS5 family transposase (programmed frameshift); translation: MIEKLVPDSLWQRVEPLLPPRPVRRSRYPGRLPVDDRAALAGIVFVLKTGISWRELPREVFGCSGVTCWRRLRAWTEAGVFDAVHKLLLDQLRALDRLDLDVAVVDGSHVRALKGGKPTGPSPVDRARLGSKHHVITDGNGIPLVVSVTGGNRHDSTQLIPLVEALPVIRGKRGRPRQRPRWLYGDRGYDYDHHRKTLRDKGIVPRIARKNTAHGSGLGKIRWVVERMFAWLHQFKRLRIRWERRADIHLGLMHLACVLICYRKLPTSL